The following are from one region of the Corynebacterium hindlerae genome:
- a CDS encoding thiolase family protein, translating into MTAYLVSGTRTPVGRYGGALSSVRPDDLAALVVKAVVEDSGIPPEAVDEVILGNANGAGEENRNVARMAWLLAGFPDSVPGITVNRLCASGMSAIALATAMVESGQADIIVAGGVESMSRAPWVMEKPSTAFAKPGEIFDTSIGWRFVNPVFAAQDKMTYSMPETAEEVARRSNISREDADAFAVQSQERALASRGFMAAEITPVPVKDRKGNVTLVSEDEGPRAGTTPEVLARLRPVVKGGEVVTAGNSSSLNDGSSAIIVASEAALSKYGLKPRARVIANAAVGLEPAVMGLGPIPATRSVLDRAGWSTSDVDAFEINEAFATQSLATVRELDLDPEKVNAWGGAIALGHPLGSSGSRITVTLLNRLEQTGASRGVATMCVGVGQGTAIAIERV; encoded by the coding sequence GTGACTGCATATCTCGTATCCGGAACCCGCACCCCGGTGGGCCGCTATGGTGGCGCGCTGTCCTCCGTCCGCCCCGATGACCTGGCTGCTTTGGTGGTCAAGGCTGTGGTCGAGGACTCTGGGATCCCGCCCGAGGCCGTGGATGAAGTGATCCTCGGTAATGCCAACGGCGCTGGTGAAGAGAACCGCAATGTGGCCCGCATGGCCTGGCTGCTCGCCGGTTTCCCTGATTCCGTACCGGGCATCACCGTCAACCGCCTCTGTGCCTCCGGCATGTCCGCGATTGCCCTGGCCACCGCCATGGTGGAATCCGGCCAGGCCGACATCATTGTCGCAGGTGGCGTAGAGTCCATGTCCCGTGCGCCATGGGTTATGGAAAAGCCCTCAACCGCGTTTGCCAAGCCCGGCGAGATCTTCGATACCTCGATTGGTTGGCGCTTCGTCAACCCGGTTTTCGCAGCTCAGGACAAGATGACCTACTCCATGCCGGAGACCGCCGAAGAGGTCGCACGCCGCAGCAACATCTCCCGCGAGGACGCCGACGCCTTTGCCGTCCAGTCCCAGGAACGGGCGTTGGCCTCGCGTGGCTTTATGGCTGCCGAGATCACCCCGGTACCGGTGAAGGACCGCAAGGGCAACGTCACGCTCGTGTCCGAAGACGAGGGGCCGCGCGCCGGCACCACCCCGGAGGTGTTGGCCCGCCTGCGGCCCGTCGTTAAGGGCGGCGAGGTGGTCACCGCCGGCAATTCGAGCTCGCTTAACGACGGCTCATCCGCCATCATCGTGGCCTCCGAAGCAGCCCTGTCCAAGTACGGTCTCAAGCCGCGTGCCCGCGTCATCGCAAATGCGGCCGTGGGCCTGGAACCTGCAGTGATGGGCCTGGGCCCGATCCCAGCGACCCGTTCTGTCCTTGATCGCGCTGGTTGGTCCACCTCGGATGTCGACGCCTTCGAGATCAACGAAGCCTTCGCCACCCAGTCGCTTGCCACCGTCCGTGAGCTGGACCTTGATCCCGAGAAAGTGAACGCGTGGGGCGGCGCCATCGCCCTTGGCCACCCGCTCGGTTCCTCCGGTTCTCGCATCACCGTCACTCTGCTGAACCGCC